From a region of the Mycolicibacterium sp. MU0050 genome:
- a CDS encoding SDR family NAD(P)-dependent oxidoreductase → MSLGPTDISLTGRVAVVTGGGAGIGRGIAAGLRAFGAQVAIWERNAETCAAAAESLGALGLTVDVRDGEQVDAALTRTAAELGPVTVLVNNAGGVFHSPLLDTTENGWDALYRSNLRHVLLCTQRVARALVAAELPGSIINVTSIEGVRAAPGYAAYSAAKAGVINYTRTAALELAAHRIRVNALAPDITLTEGLAALSDEDHSERLARIVPLGRAGHVDDLAGAAVFLASALSGYITGQTLHVDGGTQAAAGWYHHPDTGDYVLGPS, encoded by the coding sequence CATCTCGCTGACCGGTCGGGTCGCGGTGGTCACCGGTGGCGGGGCCGGCATCGGGCGCGGCATCGCCGCCGGCCTGCGCGCCTTCGGGGCCCAGGTCGCGATCTGGGAACGCAACGCTGAAACCTGCGCCGCCGCAGCGGAATCCCTGGGCGCCCTGGGCCTGACCGTCGATGTCCGCGACGGCGAGCAGGTGGACGCGGCACTGACGCGAACCGCCGCCGAGCTGGGCCCCGTCACCGTCCTGGTCAACAACGCCGGCGGGGTCTTCCACTCCCCGCTGCTGGACACCACCGAGAACGGCTGGGATGCGTTGTACCGCAGCAATCTCCGCCACGTCCTGTTGTGCACGCAGCGAGTTGCCCGCGCGCTGGTCGCGGCCGAGCTGCCGGGCAGCATCATCAACGTGACCTCGATCGAGGGCGTGCGGGCGGCGCCGGGTTACGCCGCCTACTCGGCGGCCAAGGCCGGCGTCATCAACTACACCCGCACGGCCGCACTGGAATTGGCTGCGCACCGCATCCGCGTCAACGCCCTGGCACCGGACATCACCCTGACCGAAGGGCTGGCCGCGCTCTCCGACGAGGACCACTCGGAGCGGTTGGCACGCATCGTCCCGCTGGGTCGCGCCGGCCACGTCGACGACCTCGCGGGTGCCGCCGTGTTCCTGGCGTCGGCCCTGTCGGGCTACATCACCGGGCAGACCCTGCACGTCGACGGTGGCACCCAGGCCGCCGCCGGCTGGTATCACCACCCGGACACCGGCGACTACGTCCTGGGACCGAGCTGA
- a CDS encoding ABC transporter permease has product MGTFALVELQKLRHDRTELLTRMVQPALWLLIFGQTFSHLRIIDTGSVSYLAFLAPGIIAQSALFISIFYGIQLVWDRDAGILAKLMVTPTPASALITGKAFAAGVRSIVQVIGVLAIAYLMGVALTINPLRILAAMGVVVLGSAFFACLSMTLAGLVRNRDRLMGIGQAITMPLFFASNALYPVEIMPEWLRWLSAVNPLSYEVNALRGLLLGTPSNMALDLAVLVVAAVLGVIAASALLRRLVR; this is encoded by the coding sequence ATGGGCACCTTCGCGCTGGTCGAACTGCAGAAGCTGCGGCACGACCGCACCGAGTTGTTGACCCGGATGGTCCAGCCCGCGCTCTGGCTGCTGATCTTCGGGCAGACGTTCTCCCATCTGCGCATCATCGACACCGGTTCGGTGTCGTATCTGGCGTTCCTGGCGCCCGGCATCATCGCGCAGTCGGCGCTGTTCATCTCGATCTTCTACGGCATCCAGCTGGTGTGGGACCGCGACGCCGGCATCCTGGCCAAGCTGATGGTGACCCCCACCCCGGCCTCGGCCCTGATCACCGGCAAGGCGTTCGCCGCGGGGGTGCGCTCGATCGTCCAGGTCATCGGGGTGTTGGCCATCGCCTACCTGATGGGTGTCGCGCTGACGATCAATCCGCTGCGCATCCTGGCGGCGATGGGGGTGGTGGTGCTCGGGTCGGCGTTCTTCGCCTGTCTGTCGATGACCCTGGCCGGGTTGGTCCGCAATCGCGACCGGCTGATGGGTATCGGCCAGGCCATCACCATGCCGCTGTTCTTCGCCTCGAATGCGCTCTACCCGGTGGAGATCATGCCCGAATGGCTGCGCTGGCTCTCCGCGGTCAATCCGCTCAGTTACGAGGTGAATGCGCTGCGCGGGCTGCTGCTCGGGACCCCGTCGAACATGGCACTGGACCTCGCCGTGCTGGTGGTCGCCGCGGTCCTCGGCGTGATCGCGGCGTCGGCATTGCTGCGCCGTCTGGTGCGCTGA
- a CDS encoding ATP-binding cassette domain-containing protein has protein sequence MTAVPAIDCRHLTHRYGDFTAVDDLTLRVRSGETLGLLGPNGAGKTTAVRVLTTLTPPQQGQVSIFGLDTRSRTMDVRYNIGYVPQQLSIESALTGRQNVQWFARLYDVPRRHRARRVGDALAAMNLTEVADKPASTYSGGMVRRLELAQALVNQPSLLILDEPTVGLDPIARDDVWTQVQRMQDDYGMTVLLTTHYMEEADALCDRVALLHQGRLQAVGTPDALKATVGAGASLEDVFRHYAGSRLDDDTSKRGLREIRSSRRTARRGS, from the coding sequence ATGACCGCCGTGCCCGCCATCGACTGCCGCCACCTCACCCACCGGTACGGCGATTTCACCGCCGTCGACGACCTGACCCTGCGGGTGCGCAGCGGCGAAACCCTGGGCCTGCTGGGTCCCAACGGCGCCGGGAAGACCACCGCGGTGCGGGTGCTGACCACCCTGACGCCCCCGCAGCAGGGCCAGGTGTCGATCTTCGGCCTGGACACCCGTAGTCGGACCATGGATGTCCGCTACAACATCGGCTATGTGCCGCAACAACTCTCGATAGAGTCTGCGCTGACCGGACGACAGAACGTGCAATGGTTCGCGCGCCTCTACGACGTGCCGCGCCGGCACCGGGCCCGCCGGGTCGGCGATGCCCTGGCGGCGATGAACCTGACCGAGGTGGCCGACAAGCCCGCGTCGACCTACTCCGGCGGGATGGTGCGCCGGCTCGAACTCGCCCAGGCGCTGGTCAACCAACCCTCGCTGCTCATCCTCGACGAGCCGACCGTGGGGCTGGATCCGATTGCCCGCGACGATGTTTGGACCCAGGTGCAGCGGATGCAGGACGACTACGGCATGACGGTGCTGTTGACCACCCACTACATGGAGGAGGCCGACGCCCTGTGTGATCGCGTCGCGCTGCTGCACCAGGGCAGGCTGCAGGCTGTCGGCACCCCCGACGCGCTCAAGGCCACGGTGGGCGCAGGGGCCAGCCTCGAGGACGTCTTCCGCCACTACGCCGGCTCCCGGCTCGACGACGACACCTCCAAGCGCGGGCTGCGCGAAATCCGTTCCAGCCGAAGGACGGCCCGCCGTGGCAGTTGA
- a CDS encoding alpha/beta hydrolase family protein, with protein MKFVRKLRGTAKESLRRLSVAAIAAAALPGLLGVVGATAPAGAFSRPGLPVEYLMVPSPSMGRDIKVQFQGGGPKAVYLLDGLRAQDDFNGWDINTPAFEWFHNSGLSVIMPVGGQSSFYTDWYQPSQGNGQDYTYKWETFMTQELPTWLAANRGVSPTGNAAVGLSMAGAASLTYAIWHPQKFIYAGSLSGFLNPSEGWWPTLIGLAMNDAGGFNANSMWGPSSDPAWQRNDPMVNINRLVANNTRVWIYCGTGNPSELDAGTNGGNLLAAQFLEGLTLRTNVTFRDNYLAAGGTNGVFNFPANGTHSWGYWGQQLQQMIPDLQRVLNGAPPAA; from the coding sequence GTGAAGTTCGTTCGGAAGTTGCGCGGTACGGCAAAGGAATCCCTGCGCCGACTGTCGGTCGCCGCCATCGCGGCCGCCGCGCTGCCCGGCCTGCTCGGGGTCGTCGGTGCCACGGCACCCGCAGGCGCGTTCTCGCGTCCGGGGCTGCCGGTCGAGTACCTGATGGTCCCGTCGCCGTCGATGGGGCGCGATATCAAAGTTCAGTTCCAGGGCGGCGGACCCAAGGCGGTCTACCTGCTCGACGGTCTGCGGGCACAGGACGACTTCAACGGTTGGGACATCAACACCCCGGCGTTCGAGTGGTTCCACAACTCCGGGCTCTCGGTCATCATGCCGGTCGGCGGTCAGTCGAGCTTCTACACCGACTGGTACCAGCCGTCGCAGGGCAACGGTCAGGACTACACCTACAAGTGGGAAACGTTCATGACCCAGGAGCTGCCGACCTGGCTCGCGGCCAACCGCGGTGTATCCCCGACCGGCAACGCCGCCGTCGGCCTGTCGATGGCCGGCGCCGCATCGTTGACCTACGCGATCTGGCATCCGCAGAAGTTCATCTACGCGGGCTCGCTGTCCGGCTTCCTCAACCCCTCCGAGGGCTGGTGGCCGACGTTGATCGGCCTGGCGATGAACGACGCCGGCGGCTTCAACGCCAACAGCATGTGGGGCCCGTCGTCGGATCCGGCCTGGCAGCGCAATGATCCGATGGTCAACATCAACCGCCTGGTCGCCAACAACACCCGCGTCTGGATCTACTGCGGCACCGGCAACCCGTCGGAGCTCGACGCGGGCACCAACGGCGGCAACCTGCTGGCCGCACAGTTCCTCGAGGGGCTGACGCTGCGGACCAACGTCACCTTCCGGGACAACTACCTGGCCGCCGGTGGCACCAACGGCGTGTTCAACTTCCCGGCCAACGGGACCCACAGCTGGGGCTACTGGGGACAGCAGCTGCAGCAGATGATCCCGGACCTGCAGCGGGTGCTCAACGGCGCGCCGCCCGCCGCCTGA
- a CDS encoding helix-turn-helix transcriptional regulator: MSPVRRGESLPIYNRLGVLRAERRMSRADLANLIGVNPQTVGALERGDHYPSLDLAFRICAVFELPVEAVFSRTEFTPLSAEVYGRTTAT, from the coding sequence ATGAGTCCGGTTCGACGGGGGGAATCGCTCCCGATCTACAACCGCCTGGGCGTGCTGCGCGCCGAGCGGCGGATGAGCCGGGCCGACTTGGCGAACCTCATCGGGGTGAACCCGCAGACGGTCGGCGCACTCGAGCGCGGTGACCATTATCCGAGCCTGGACCTGGCGTTTCGGATCTGTGCGGTGTTCGAGCTGCCTGTCGAGGCAGTGTTCTCGCGCACCGAGTTCACCCCGCTGTCCGCCGAGGTGTACGGGCGCACGACCGCAACCTGA
- a CDS encoding metallophosphoesterase: MRLLLLSDTHVPTRAKDLPAQVWDEVARADVVIHAGDWMAVTLLDALADRAACLIACWGNNDGADVRARLPERADATLARLRFTVTHETGAAAGREARMSRLYPDTDVLVFGHSHIPWDTTSATGLRLLNPGSPTDRRRQPHCTYMTATAHDGTLADVQLHRLPPRPAR; the protein is encoded by the coding sequence ATGCGGTTGTTGCTGCTCTCCGACACCCACGTCCCCACCCGGGCCAAGGACCTGCCGGCGCAGGTGTGGGACGAGGTCGCCCGCGCCGACGTCGTGATCCACGCCGGCGATTGGATGGCCGTCACGCTGCTGGACGCGCTGGCGGACCGTGCCGCCTGCCTGATCGCCTGCTGGGGCAACAACGACGGCGCCGACGTGCGGGCGCGGTTGCCCGAGCGCGCCGACGCCACGCTGGCCAGACTGCGGTTCACCGTGACGCACGAGACCGGGGCGGCCGCGGGACGCGAGGCCCGGATGTCGCGGCTCTACCCCGACACCGACGTGCTGGTGTTCGGGCACAGTCACATTCCGTGGGACACCACCTCGGCGACCGGGTTGCGGCTGCTCAATCCCGGCTCGCCCACCGACCGGCGCCGGCAACCGCACTGCACCTACATGACCGCCACCGCCCACGACGGCACCCTCGCCGACGTGCAGTTGCACCGGTTGCCGCCGAGGCCGGCCCGATGA